The Prionailurus bengalensis isolate Pbe53 chromosome B1, Fcat_Pben_1.1_paternal_pri, whole genome shotgun sequence genomic interval ACTATTGTTTCTATAAATAGAAAGACCAGATAAGTTACCATCCAAACCGAGACCCCTCTGAGGGAACCATACTAATGATGCATGGCACGGGATTTTAAGCCCAGACTTGCCCTGACAAACTGAGACGGATGGTCTTCCCAGTCTTGAGAACAACAAACTCACTATTGCCGCTATTTTTTTGTTAAGTCAAAGGGGCAGATCCCTAGAGAGTAGTCTTCCAGCAGAAACAAGAAAATTAGAGGCTAACTTTTAGACTGTatgtctcagaataaatgaagcatctaaattaaaaacaaacaaacaaacaaacaaaaaaacacaacttacTTCTTCAAAAATATCTCCACAACCTTCTGCACCCACTTTTGCTTGGGGTCCAGGCACACCTCTTTTCCATTGACGAGCTTTACACTGAAATGACAGAGATATGATTGAATCAGTATTTAGTGGGTTTCAGACATCCCGTTGTCAATTCGAGTCGTGGTTCTTGAAATATAGGCATAAAATCTGAGTTCAAGTCGTTGTTAGCTACGAGGCATGAGAGGTACTGTATGTAAATGTCATGGAGACAAAGAATTTCTTTCTTGTCTTGCCCACTGCCGGGTTCCTGTACCTAGAACTTTGTATGACACTTCTACCTTCCTCAATTACAGGTTTGCTGGAGTAAAATATATAATCACTTTTGAAAGTACTTACATGATTTCTGAGTTTTCACAGTGTGGGCCACTGTCAATCACTGTCAGTTCTTTGATTAATTTGGGATTGAAAGGTGTGGAATGAGTTTTTATGCACTGGCATCGAAGTTCTGAACTCATTCTTGACACAACTGCagctgtgaaaaaaataataaaatcaattcaGGATTAATTTCAACCTGGATACAGCTCTGCTGGCTACTCTCTCCTTAATTTCAACCTGATCATTTAGTGACGGGATGTTTGGTAAACATCTCATCTTTAGTAAACTCATTCTCAGAGTGGAAGCCTGGATATTCTCCTAGCTcctaaattcaattaaaaaaattgttggggcgcctgggtgactcagttggttgagcgcccaactcttgatttcagctcagatcatgatcccaaggccatgggattgagccctgtatctggctcgatgctgagcctggaacctgcttgagattctctctttctctccctctgcccctctcctctactcacgttctcaatctctcttttaaaataaaaatgaaataaaacaacaaactgTCACTAATGACAGAATTGATTGACTTCCTGCATAAAGACTTGGAGTTGCCTTTGTGAAATGTTGACATCCtcacagtacttttttttctacttgataTTGTGCAAACTTCTATGATGCCACAATGTTACCTACAGTATGTAAACTAAAATTCAACAACCGAGAAATTGCCTTcagaaaaagttaataaaaatagataagtaaGTTGCACAAAGATATCTCATATCTTGGGAAAATCCTTAATgcttaacagaaaagaaaaaatatatagaaactacatgctatgaacatttcttttttttttaattttttttaacgtttatttatttttgagacagagagagacagagcatgaacgggggaggggcagagagagagggaggcacagaatcggaaacaggctccaggctctgagccatcagcccagagcccaacgcggggctcgaactcacaaaccgcgagatcgtgacccgggctgaagtcggacgcttaaccgactgagccacccaggcgccccgttatgAACATTTCTAACTGCATTTGTTTCATAGGAGGGATCCCAAAAGGTTTACAATTTGTCAGGGTGTCTTTAAACCAAATAGGAATTGATAGTTGTCTGAAGCTGGTCACTAAAACAGCACAAGGAGTAAAATTACCAGGTTTACCATACTTGatattagttaataataatatggGTGATTGTAGCCTCTAATAAGATACACTCTAAATTatagatttaaattaaatgtatgcATACTACACAGTATGAATGATAGGAACAGAATGTCGACATTAATCAAGCTTTATACTTTTCTAAGTGTTGTATAGATCAAGCCTAAACAATTAAAACTTCAACTGAACATGAAATGActgtaaatattatttccttttcttgaataaGAAGAATGTTATTAAAGCAGGAAGGATAATCTTGCAATCTAAGGATCACATTTAGACACAGGAAAACTGGTAGATCAGAAAGGCATGCTTACCTTCACACAGAGCTGCAGAAAGcatgaaagctgctaagagagcaACAACCAGCTTGGAAGTCATGTTGACGCAAGGTGCTTTCGTTCTGGTTTCTTCTTGGCTCTTGTCCTAGACGCTTGTGAGCTCTGCTGTCCCAGAGGACTTGTGTTGGATGGAGAGCCTCTGTGGCTTTTTATATTATTCACAGCAGCAGAGAATATGCACCCTCATTCTTGAATTATGTCAGAGGAAATTCCACAATATGCAACCGTCTGCCTGCCCTTTGTGAGCAGACCTGAGTCATCCCACTCCTAGAACATGCCTCTTATCAGATTTTTGGCACGATGGAAATTCTATTTGATCTTTaacattatttaatgtatttcatttaaaaacattttcaaccaTGTTTCAAAATAACTGTTACACATTCAAGCTTCTCTTCTTTGACACATTCTTATCAGatgtacttttttaatttataaataaatttattggaGTACCATCTGGCAATTGTTAGAGAAAGGTCATTTGTGATAACTCTTTTAGGGTATGGTCATTCCTCTAGGGAAATTACAGGTGCTGTAATGATAGAGAAAGTAATCTTGACAACCACTTTTATTAGAGACACAATTTTGAGAAGTCCGTTTCTGCGTATTTTGGAAAGTTTCCAGAAACCATTACTCTTCTCAAGGAGAGTATTACAAGTTTTCAAAAGATTTGGTTTTCTAATGTatgtttgaaagaatgaaaaggcaCACCTTTCAGTTTGGTTCCactaatatttatcaagtaaCTTCTGAGTAGTGCGGGGATCTAGAGATAGACAAGATTAAGTACTTGTTATCAGAGAGTTTGGTCTGTCATAAGAAGAAAGCAATACACAGACCTGACTCTATTATAGAACAGACAAGTGGTACCGAGATTTTAATTCCAAcagggacagaaggacagagtATTCCAGAAGCAGTGTGAGCAGGGTgttgaagaagaaggagaagatgaAGGAGAACAGCACATTCTACCTAAAAACATTGTTCAAGGACACATGAATGAAGATATGTCTGTGCTCCAGGAAGAGGTTCCCTGGGGCTACTTGATAAGGGTAGAATTAAGTAGTATCTAATGGAAAGGCAAACCGTGTATGCTTAGTGGAAAAACCATCCAGGTTCAAACTCGGTCAGCCACCTAATTTTTGTGTGGCTTTTAAACTTTCTGAGTTCCAGTTTCTagtatctataaaatgggttaaATAACCCCACCCCATCGCAtaaagttaatatatgtaaacttCCTAGCTGAACTTTTGAACTGGTAAATTCTCAGCTATTCCAAGAGTTATGACTTATATTTCTCATTGTTGTCAGATTACCCACTTCCAAACTGCAAGGATATTCAACCATTAATGATTTCCTAAAAATCTCATTTGCCTTAGAGGCATTCCTGAAAGAAGATCAGTTGCTGAAAGACCAGTTGAACCAGCTCATACCATGTAAGgtaacaatacaataaaatagaaacatcatCAGTTCCAGTTATGGTTTGCTAAAATTAAATCTCCAGATAAAATTCTGACAGCATTAGCACTCAAGGTGCTCTTTCAAATGAAAATCTGGAATATGGAGAGTCTTATAATCTATAGAATTCCAGAATGCTTGAGGCAGTAACTGGTTTAAACactgatataaaatttaaattaaattcttagaccaaaaaaaaaaaaaaagatagaaaattagaGCAAGGGTAATAATGTTTCAGAATTTGAACATTTGTGGGTTGGGAAGAAAACTTCCTTTGCTGAAAGATTTGtgtagtaggggcacctgggtggctcagttggtgaagcgtccaactcttcaggtcatgatctcatggttcctgagttcgagcctcatatcgggctctgtactgacagtgtggagcctgcttgggattctgtctctctccttctctctctgcccctcccccatcatgctttctctctccccccatctctctctctctctctcacacacacacacacacacacaaataaattaataaacattaaaaaaagatttgtgtaGTGATCTCAGCTCAACTTCTTAAATGTCACTTGAATTTACTTGATGTCAGGGAcaatatgggtgtgtgtgtgtgggaggggtgtATTAATTAACTCTCACAGCAGTGGGATAAGTAATAATGtcctcatttaacagatgaggacactTCACAATGTTTCCAAGTTCATATATCTGAGTTGTGGCGTTGATGGTCCCAAAACTTACTCTTTTGAACACTGGTCTAAAAGCACATGCACAAAAGGGGAGTTCATAGAACTTTTCTTCAGGACACTAGGCTACCAAGCCATCGTTTTATGACTCCATCCTTCTTCAGTCCTCAGAGATTAGTCTCTGTTTTCTCAGGGAAGaaacactaaggaaaaaaaaactaaaactcagtCCAACTCTGGGCAAGTGCACAATTTAGAAACAATTCAGTTGATTCAACATCTCTCATATTTCCCAGGAAGCTCAATAAAGCAGTGAGTTTGTCCACACAGTGAGTGAGTGGGAAGGGAAATGTAATGTTTGAATGCTTTCCAAAGATGTTGTTTGGTTTCCCGGTACTGGCATACATCGTTTTATCATGCTTTGCTTTATTGAGTTttgcagatactgtgttttttgtAAGTAGGTTTGTGGCAATCTTTTGAAGATAAAGTCTATAACTGCCATCTTTCTAACGGTATTTGCTCACCTTTAATCTCTGTGTCACAACTGTAATTCTCACAACATTTcacatgttttcttctcattatatttattatggtgaTCTGTGGATCAGTGGTCTTTGAGGTCACCATTTAATTGTTTTGGAATGCTGCCAACCACACTCATAGAAGATGCCAAATTTAACTCACTAATGTGTGTATTCTGACTGCTACACCTACCAGCTacccccatctttctctctcttctctggcctCCTTATTCTCTGAGATGCAACAATTATGAAATTAGGCCAATGAATAATCTGACAATGGCCTCTAAATATTCAAGTGAGATGAAGGTCACAcctctctcactttaaatcaaaagctagaaatgattaagcttagtgaggaaggcatgtcaaaagctAAGATAGGCCTAAAGCCAGGCTTCTTATGCTACACCGTTAGCTAAGTT includes:
- the CXCL8 gene encoding interleukin-8, coding for MTSKLVVALLAAFMLSAALCEAAVVSRMSSELRCQCIKTHSTPFNPKLIKELTVIDSGPHCENSEIIVKLVNGKEVCLDPKQKWVQKVVEIFLKKAEKQNA